Proteins encoded within one genomic window of Deinococcus depolymerans:
- the rpsG gene encoding 30S ribosomal protein S7 has protein sequence MARRRQAEVRVIQPDLVYQDVLVSATINRIMQDGKKNLASRIFYGAMKLVQERTGQESLKIFKQAFDNVKPRVEVRSRRVGGSTYQVPVEVSARRQQSLTLRWMMAAVESRPERTAIERLAGEIMDAAQGRGGAIKKKDDVERMAEANRAYAHYRW, from the coding sequence ATGGCACGTCGCCGCCAAGCAGAAGTGCGCGTCATTCAGCCCGACCTGGTCTACCAGGACGTGCTGGTGAGCGCGACCATCAACCGCATCATGCAGGATGGCAAGAAGAACCTCGCCAGCCGCATCTTCTACGGAGCCATGAAGCTCGTGCAGGAACGCACCGGCCAGGAGTCCCTGAAGATCTTCAAGCAGGCCTTCGACAACGTCAAACCCCGCGTCGAAGTCCGCAGCCGCCGCGTCGGCGGCAGCACCTACCAGGTGCCCGTCGAGGTCAGCGCCCGCCGTCAGCAGAGCCTCACGCTGCGCTGGATGATGGCCGCCGTCGAGAGCCGCCCCGAGCGCACCGCCATCGAGCGTCTCGCCGGTGAAATCATGGACGCCGCGCAGGGCCGTGGCGGCGCCATCAAGAAGAAAGACGACGTGGAGCGCATGGCGGAAGCCAACCGCGCCTACGCGCACTACCGCTGGTAA
- the rpsL gene encoding 30S ribosomal protein S12, translating to MPTTQQLLRKGRKTIQKKSKVPALKGSPFRRGVCTVVKTTTPKKPNSALRKIARVRLSSAFEVTAYIPGEGHNLQEHSVVLIRGGRVKDLPGVRYHIVRGSLDTQGVKDRNKSRSKYGTKKPKAGAAAAGAKKK from the coding sequence CTGCCTACCACCCAGCAACTGCTCCGTAAGGGTCGCAAGACGATCCAGAAGAAGAGCAAGGTCCCTGCCCTCAAAGGCAGCCCCTTCCGCCGCGGCGTGTGCACGGTCGTCAAGACCACCACCCCCAAGAAGCCGAACTCCGCGCTGCGTAAGATCGCCCGCGTGCGCCTGTCCAGCGCCTTCGAAGTCACCGCGTACATCCCCGGTGAAGGCCACAACCTGCAGGAGCACAGCGTCGTGCTGATCCGCGGCGGCCGTGTGAAGGACCTTCCCGGTGTGCGTTACCACATCGTGCGCGGCAGCCTCGACACCCAGGGCGTCAAGGACCGCAACAAGAGCCGCTCCAAGTACGGCACCAAGAAGCCCAAGGCCGGCGCCGCCGCCGCGGGCGCGAAGAAGAAGTAA
- the hflX gene encoding GTPase HflX, which translates to MDKVHGNTSGLRPAQLKSLGNLYRRRIEPGRVGSPELARNLAELSSDIRREVSVLIDRRGRVISVSVADAKGTEFPDLRMGENRLSGFHLLHTHPRGGALSKGDLSTLFLRRLDAVSAIEVRNEGQPGLVHTAHLTPPGTVGEEEDWRILPPVPPFQIDEFDLGAQVQALEEEIARAARTRVSKKDHERAILVQIDQGEFDAEERLDELAELARTAGAEVVHRELVYRKNLKAGTLVGAGKLEELTSRAYHLDADLLIFGQELGPAQAREIEAATGLKIIDRTQLILDIFALHAQGVESRLQVELAQLRYMKPRLLGAGAALSRIGGGGGSAAGGAIGTRGPGETKLELDRRRINDRLSFLEKQLEGVAQRREERRKTRERNAVPVISIVGYTNAGKSTLLNAFTHAAEEPRRVLAENKLFATLRPTSRQGYLEGIGPVVLTDTVGFIRDLPRDLTRAFRSTLEEIGDADVLLHVVDAASPGADTRLDAVNRILEDLGFRDLPTVVALNKADAADPEALERQIERTDGGIPVSALRNVGLGDLKDALTDAVALVQRQELAAREEARELAAQYR; encoded by the coding sequence ATAGATAAAGTCCATGGCAACACCTCGGGCCTGCGGCCCGCACAACTGAAATCCCTGGGCAACCTGTACCGCCGCCGCATTGAGCCGGGGCGCGTGGGATCGCCGGAACTCGCGCGGAACCTCGCGGAACTCTCCAGCGACATCCGCCGCGAGGTGAGCGTGCTGATCGACCGGCGTGGCCGCGTGATCAGCGTCAGCGTCGCCGACGCCAAGGGCACGGAATTCCCGGACCTGCGCATGGGCGAGAACCGCCTGAGCGGCTTTCACCTGCTGCACACCCACCCGCGCGGCGGGGCGCTGAGCAAGGGCGACCTGTCCACGCTGTTCCTGCGTCGCCTGGACGCCGTGTCGGCCATCGAGGTCCGGAACGAGGGCCAGCCGGGGCTGGTGCACACCGCGCACCTGACGCCCCCTGGCACGGTCGGCGAGGAGGAGGACTGGCGCATCCTGCCGCCCGTCCCGCCCTTCCAGATCGACGAGTTCGACCTGGGCGCGCAGGTGCAGGCGCTGGAGGAGGAAATTGCCCGCGCCGCCCGCACCCGCGTCTCGAAGAAGGACCACGAGCGCGCCATCCTGGTGCAGATCGACCAGGGCGAATTCGACGCCGAGGAACGCCTGGACGAGCTGGCCGAACTGGCCCGCACGGCCGGCGCGGAGGTCGTTCACCGCGAACTGGTGTACCGCAAGAACCTGAAGGCCGGCACGCTGGTCGGGGCGGGCAAGCTGGAGGAACTCACCAGCCGCGCCTACCACCTGGACGCGGACCTGCTGATCTTCGGGCAGGAACTCGGCCCGGCCCAGGCCCGCGAGATCGAGGCCGCGACGGGTCTGAAGATCATCGACCGCACGCAGCTGATCCTGGACATCTTCGCGCTGCACGCGCAGGGCGTGGAATCGCGCCTGCAGGTGGAGCTCGCGCAGCTGCGCTACATGAAACCCCGCCTGCTGGGCGCGGGCGCGGCCCTGTCCCGCATCGGCGGGGGCGGCGGCAGCGCCGCCGGCGGCGCGATCGGTACGCGCGGCCCCGGCGAGACGAAACTGGAGCTGGACCGCCGCCGCATCAACGACCGGCTGTCCTTCCTTGAAAAGCAACTGGAGGGAGTCGCGCAGCGCCGCGAGGAACGCCGCAAGACCCGCGAACGCAACGCCGTGCCCGTGATCTCGATCGTTGGGTACACGAACGCCGGCAAGAGCACGCTGCTGAACGCCTTCACGCACGCCGCCGAGGAACCCCGGCGCGTGCTGGCCGAGAACAAACTGTTCGCCACGCTGCGCCCCACCAGCCGCCAGGGCTACCTGGAAGGCATCGGGCCGGTCGTACTGACCGACACCGTGGGCTTCATCCGCGACCTGCCCAGGGACCTGACCCGCGCCTTCCGCTCCACCCTGGAGGAAATCGGGGACGCGGACGTGCTGCTGCACGTCGTGGACGCCGCCAGCCCCGGCGCGGACACCCGCCTGGACGCCGTGAACCGCATCCTGGAGGACCTGGGCTTCCGGGACCTGCCGACCGTGGTGGCCCTGAACAAGGCCGACGCGGCCGACCCCGAGGCGCTGGAACGCCAGATCGAGCGTACGGACGGCGGCATTCCCGTCAGCGCCCTGCGGAACGTGGGCCTCGGCGACCTCAAGGACGCCCTGACCGACGCGGTCGCCCTGGTGCAACGCCAGGAACTCGCCGCGCGGGAAGAGGCGCGGGAACTGGCCGCCCAGTACCGCTGA
- a CDS encoding endonuclease/exonuclease/phosphatase family protein, whose protein sequence is MKFAWMTLLLVCLTWALGEWPAERTLPTLLLAYAPPLLWVLATLPALAWALWRRQGRPVALAALLLAAWGAGLLHWRAHATGTQPTLRVVTFNVLGSARTTPDELAGHLRSLNADVLLLQESRFVQPEFRAAFLRALPGYAVAEAGEVMTLTRLPLLGSRSESLPGNRRELLVTRLEWRGEPLTVVNAHLGTVQVSSVLTGDLARVRRTRDARAGQVELLRSVAATVPGRMLLGGDLNTPPRGQVYRDLRTAFGPDAHDLAGRGPGWTFPALHLRIDHLMGRGLTAARAQVLPWALSDHRPLLAEYRP, encoded by the coding sequence ATGAAGTTCGCCTGGATGACCCTGCTGCTGGTGTGCCTGACCTGGGCGCTGGGGGAGTGGCCGGCCGAGCGGACGTTGCCCACGCTGCTGCTGGCGTACGCGCCGCCGCTGCTGTGGGTGCTGGCGACCCTGCCGGCCCTGGCCTGGGCACTGTGGCGACGGCAGGGGCGGCCGGTGGCGCTGGCGGCCCTGCTGCTGGCCGCCTGGGGCGCGGGATTGCTGCACTGGCGGGCCCACGCAACGGGAACCCAGCCAACGCTGCGGGTCGTGACTTTCAACGTGCTGGGCAGCGCGCGCACCACGCCGGACGAACTGGCGGGCCACCTGCGGTCCCTGAACGCGGACGTGCTGCTGCTTCAGGAATCGCGCTTCGTGCAGCCGGAGTTCCGGGCGGCGTTCCTGCGCGCCCTGCCGGGGTACGCGGTCGCGGAGGCAGGTGAGGTCATGACCCTGACGCGCCTGCCGCTGCTGGGCAGCCGTTCAGAATCCCTGCCGGGCAACCGCCGCGAACTGCTGGTCACGCGCCTGGAGTGGCGGGGCGAGCCGCTGACGGTCGTGAACGCGCACCTGGGAACCGTACAGGTCAGTTCGGTCCTGACGGGTGATCTGGCGCGGGTGCGGCGCACGCGGGACGCTCGCGCCGGGCAGGTGGAGCTGCTGCGGTCGGTCGCGGCCACGGTGCCGGGGCGGATGCTGCTGGGCGGCGACCTGAACACCCCACCGCGAGGGCAGGTGTACCGCGACCTGCGGACCGCATTCGGGCCGGACGCGCATGACCTCGCCGGGCGCGGGCCGGGCTGGACCTTTCCCGCGCTGCACCTGCGGATCGATCACCTGATGGGCCGGGGGCTGACCGCCGCGCGGGCGCAGGTGCTTCCGTGGGCCCTCAGCGACCACCGGCCGCTGCTGGCCGAGTACCGACCCTGA
- a CDS encoding SprT family zinc-dependent metalloprotease, which yields MTAWEVAGVPVVIRRSARRRTVAVQVTPGAVTLYAPARVPDTKLLEILDARRDWVAGHLAGYAARSPARSAPQDGQRVPFLGQELTLHLDAVRTRPERVGNTLHLPAQSAEAHLTAWTRRACAAPYRTLMQDHAARLGVSDRLRAVHVSDTRTRWGSCSADGSIRLHWRLSRAPTEVLHYVALHEAAHLLEMNHSPRYWAHVAHHMPDWQTPRTWLRTHGHTL from the coding sequence ATGACGGCATGGGAAGTCGCGGGCGTGCCCGTCGTGATCAGGCGCAGCGCGCGGCGGCGAACGGTGGCCGTGCAGGTCACGCCGGGCGCGGTCACGTTGTACGCCCCGGCCCGCGTACCAGACACGAAACTCCTGGAAATCCTCGACGCCCGCCGCGACTGGGTGGCCGGGCATCTGGCCGGGTACGCCGCGCGCTCCCCGGCACGTTCCGCCCCCCAGGACGGTCAGCGTGTCCCGTTCCTGGGGCAGGAGCTGACCCTGCACCTGGACGCGGTCCGCACCCGCCCGGAACGTGTCGGGAACACCCTGCACCTGCCGGCACAGAGCGCCGAGGCGCACCTGACCGCCTGGACGCGCCGCGCCTGCGCCGCCCCCTACCGCACGCTGATGCAGGACCATGCCGCGAGGCTGGGCGTGTCCGACCGTCTGCGCGCCGTGCACGTCAGCGACACCCGCACCCGCTGGGGCAGCTGCTCGGCCGACGGGAGTATCCGCCTCCACTGGCGCCTGAGCCGTGCGCCCACCGAGGTCCTGCACTACGTCGCGCTGCACGAGGCCGCGCACCTGCTGGAAATGAACCACTCGCCGCGCTACTGGGCGCACGTCGCCCACCACATGCCCGACTGGCAGACGCCGCGCACATGGCTGCGGACGCACGGGCACACGCTCTGA
- the ypfJ gene encoding KPN_02809 family neutral zinc metallopeptidase codes for MDWKNLPGSGGNAENRAGGGGLPGGGIAVGGVGGLIIALIAMFFGINPGDILGGGQDSQSQSQGAQTQPAANDEAYQFVNQIYRNTNLVWDGIFQQAGRTYNDPRLVRYVRGTSTSCGQANSAVGPFYCPADQKIYIDTSFFTQMDRQLGGGGDFAYAYVIAHEVGHHVQNELGIADQVERKQRSARTEAEANSYSVRLELQADCFAGVWGNKTQQEAKITQADVQEAVATAEAIGDDNLQRQGQGYVAPDSFTHGSAAQRVRWFMTGFKSGDPNMCDTFAVNYNRL; via the coding sequence ATGGACTGGAAAAATCTTCCCGGCAGTGGTGGGAACGCAGAAAATCGCGCGGGTGGAGGCGGACTGCCCGGCGGCGGCATCGCTGTGGGCGGCGTCGGCGGCCTGATCATCGCGTTGATCGCCATGTTCTTCGGCATCAACCCCGGGGACATCCTCGGAGGCGGGCAGGACAGTCAGTCCCAGAGCCAGGGCGCTCAGACGCAACCCGCCGCCAACGACGAGGCCTACCAGTTCGTCAACCAGATCTACCGCAACACCAATCTCGTCTGGGACGGCATCTTCCAGCAGGCCGGACGCACCTACAACGACCCGCGCCTCGTCCGGTACGTGCGTGGGACGAGCACCAGCTGCGGACAGGCCAACAGCGCGGTCGGCCCGTTCTACTGTCCCGCCGATCAGAAGATCTACATCGACACCAGCTTCTTCACGCAGATGGACCGCCAGCTGGGCGGCGGCGGTGACTTCGCCTACGCCTACGTGATCGCCCACGAGGTCGGCCACCACGTGCAGAACGAACTCGGCATCGCCGATCAGGTCGAACGCAAGCAGCGCAGTGCCCGCACCGAGGCCGAGGCGAACAGCTACAGCGTGCGCCTGGAACTCCAGGCCGACTGCTTCGCGGGCGTGTGGGGCAACAAGACCCAGCAGGAGGCCAAGATCACGCAGGCGGACGTGCAGGAGGCCGTCGCGACCGCCGAGGCCATCGGGGACGACAACCTTCAGCGGCAGGGTCAGGGCTACGTCGCCCCGGATTCCTTCACGCACGGCAGCGCCGCGCAGCGCGTCAGGTGGTTCATGACCGGCTTCAAGAGCGGCGACCCGAACATGTGCGACACCTTCGCCGTCAATTACAACCGGCTCTGA
- a CDS encoding ABC transporter ATP-binding protein → MTRTPDPHTLELLGLGKRYAPGLPPVVDDLNLSVNRGELLTLLGPSGCGKTTTLRLIAGLERPDSGDIRIEGRSVTAPFTPPERRGVGLVFQDYALFPHLNVLDNVLFGLRHLPRHERLPRARETLSLVGLTVFETRRPDQLSGGQQQRVALARALAPRPSLLLLDEPFSNLDAQLRHSTRQEVRAILRRAGTTAILVTHDQEEALAFSDRLVVMRGGRVEQSGPPHEVYARPGTAFVANFLGRSNLLGGTADRFMARTALGILPLTEAASGPVLVSVRPEHLTFTDDPQGTPVTIVAREFKGHDVTYTVRLAAGQELLVHTPSDAVRPEGSEARVSVTQPARAVPPAG, encoded by the coding sequence ATGACCCGCACCCCCGACCCCCACACCCTGGAACTGCTCGGCCTCGGCAAACGCTACGCGCCGGGTCTGCCGCCGGTCGTGGACGACCTGAACCTCAGCGTGAACCGCGGCGAACTGCTGACCCTGCTGGGCCCCAGCGGGTGCGGCAAGACCACCACCCTGCGGTTGATCGCCGGCCTGGAACGCCCGGACAGCGGCGACATCCGCATCGAGGGGCGCAGCGTCACCGCGCCCTTCACGCCCCCGGAACGGCGCGGCGTGGGGCTGGTCTTCCAGGACTACGCGCTGTTCCCGCACCTGAACGTCCTGGACAACGTGCTGTTCGGCCTGCGGCACCTGCCGCGCCACGAGCGGCTGCCCCGCGCCCGCGAGACCCTGTCCCTGGTGGGCCTGACCGTCTTCGAGACGCGCCGCCCGGACCAGCTGAGCGGCGGGCAGCAGCAGCGCGTCGCGCTGGCCCGCGCCCTGGCCCCCCGCCCCAGCCTGCTGCTGCTGGACGAACCGTTCAGTAACCTCGACGCGCAGCTGCGGCACTCCACCCGCCAGGAGGTGCGCGCCATCCTGCGCCGCGCCGGCACGACCGCCATCCTGGTCACGCACGACCAGGAGGAAGCGCTGGCCTTCAGTGACCGGCTGGTCGTCATGCGGGGCGGCCGGGTCGAGCAGAGCGGCCCCCCGCACGAGGTGTACGCCCGGCCCGGCACGGCGTTCGTGGCGAACTTCCTGGGCCGCAGCAACCTGCTCGGCGGCACCGCCGACCGCTTCATGGCCCGCACCGCCCTGGGCATCCTGCCGCTCACGGAGGCCGCCAGCGGCCCGGTGCTGGTCAGTGTCCGTCCGGAACACCTGACCTTCACGGACGACCCGCAGGGCACGCCCGTCACCATCGTCGCCCGCGAGTTCAAGGGGCATGACGTCACGTACACCGTGCGCCTCGCCGCCGGACAGGAACTGCTGGTCCACACGCCCAGCGACGCCGTCCGCCCGGAGGGCAGCGAGGCCCGCGTGAGCGTCACGCAACCGGCCCGCGCCGTCCCGCCGGCCGGCTGA